The Melospiza melodia melodia isolate bMelMel2 unplaced genomic scaffold, bMelMel2.pri scaffold_34, whole genome shotgun sequence genome includes the window tgtctctctgtgcagtccatggatgccctgagcattttttcctggagcctcactgcctgggatatttctctccatgcagtcctaaccacaactCAAcaaattcaggtgttttcccagaggacattactctcagagtgaagcggcctcaaggccctgtttgtgccactggaattgtgccagCCCCagatgctgctgatggtgtttgtgctcactggggttcatctcccctcacacacacaatgtactgctgagatctcctcatcacagagcaaacatggcctgctggcctggtcacttggtgtccctccgtgcagggCCAAACAACCTCCTAcaggtgagggcagaggccagtgctggcaatggtggttgcaggggctggtgtgggacaattgcacTGGGGCATCTTCCCAGACTCtcccagaacagagacacagcccaggtcctgctctgctgctgtcccaggtccatgccaggagctctggctgtgccaggacactgctgtgagccccccctgcacactcccccctgccccaggccctgggctttgctgtgccagggaattcctggagcacattgctgacagcagctctggaggggagcaaagcctccctgccctgccctcaggagatgccctttgctgctggagctgctgtactggagcccagctgtgtcccagcagtgcccatggcctggccctgcctgtggccacagcagggacacgcagcaagacagtgaccaagctgccagagcactccggccttacagccacagcagggctggcaaggacagggtggagttgggcagagcagatgggggaagaggcagggccattgtccctggctgtgctgctgcgcTGGGAGTCTCTTCCCTCCACatctgctcacaggcactgcccttgcagggacagagaagggcTGACGAAATGCCTTGGACAGACAAGTGAGAGCatgcacttgtttttatttaaatgccaAGGGTACAAGCCTCTTGCAAGTCTTTGTGTTTCAAAAGAAAGGTAGATATTCATGTAGAAATGCTAAGAGTAATGCTACAATATTTTCTAGGAAGCACTACAGCAATAAGAAAAGTTACCATAGTAAAAAATAgacaaacaggggaaaaaaggctGAGATTGTAAAAAGTTATATTCTGAAGACTCTGtagcagaaaagagaatttattgcttctgaagttgcagtcaccagttttcccaaggcatccttgagctcctggttcctcagactgtagatgagggggttcagggctggaggcaccactgagtacagaactgacagagccagatctagggatggggaggagatggagggcggcttcaggtaggaaaatgtggcagtgctgataaacagggagaccacagccaggtgagggaggcaggtggaaaaggctttgtgccgtccctgctcagaggggatcctcagcacagccctgaagatctgcacataggagaaaacaatgaacacaaaacaagcaaaaaatagaATGGCACTTAGCACAGTGAGCCCAAGTTCCCTAagtttggagtgtgagcaggagagcttgaggagctgggggatttcacagaagaactggcccagggcattgccgtggcacaggggcagggaaaatgtatttgcCGTGAGTAGCagggcattgagaaaggcactggcccaggcagctgctgccatgtgggcacaagctctgctgcccaggagggtcccatagtgcaggggtttacagatggacacatagcggtcatagcacatgactgtgagaagggaaaattctgttgtgataaagaaagaagaaaacctacgcagcacatcctttgtaggagatgtccctggtgtcccagagagaattgtgcatggctttggggacagtggtgcagatgaagcccaggtcgctgagggccaggttgagcaggaagaagaacatgggtgtgtgcaggcggtggccgcaggctacggcgctgatgatgaggccattgcccaggagggcagccagggagatgcccagcaagaggcagaagtgcaggagctgcagctgccgtgtgtctgccaatgccagcaggaggaattgcctggtggagctgctgttggacatttgttcaTTCTGGGCATTGTagactgttgaaagaagacacaACAAGCTGGGACCAATTTCTTTGAGTCAACGCTATGGCATTGTTTTAGATATTCCATCAAAACTACTTCTCATTCTGTGAGGCCACTTCACaaaacatttttatattttaGCTTGGCTTTGTGCTAATGAGTTATTGACTcatcttcagcattgctctcaggctgaacactgtgAAGTCGagggggaaaacagggctcccagtgccccagtgcagtcaggCCTGCTcgtcccacacaggtgccctttacTCATTTCACctccctctagttcagggtgatAACACTTAAAATGTGCTTGAAAAATTACGTGGAGCTTTTCAAGACAGCAGTTtcaatttctctaagcccttctctctttccctgtgcagctggataTTGAGGGATACCAAGGGTTGGCCTggatctctgctgcctggagttgtgcctactgggagctttttctctctatccaagccttgtccctgccagtgctgccagagcccagcccagccctgggggctcagctctgccctgcagacctctcccagcacagggcactgctcaggggcatctccctggcagcagggccttaagggcaggccagacaaacagagatgctgcaaaacaaggtgctgctgctgctgtctgtagggagaggaggctgaggaggcactttctgagggagatctgaggcccatctgctgatggccatggtgacagtgcaggagtctcagtgacacagacaaagctgacagcccctttcccttccctttaggagaaagctgagagcagccatggccatgcagcaccatctccagagcaggaggaatctgccctgatgggggtggctccttccacccccaacttctcccctgcagcgtccatggggagctgccaggcaggctgagagctgtccctggcaggtggcacatgccctgggctggccaagagccctgagggctgcaggagctgctctgcaggacagccctgggcagccctggctgcagccccagcttcaccccctgcagccgtccctggcagcaggagccgtcctgccctgtccctctgacggtgcccagagcagccctgctctgcagcacatcctccccctcctgctcctgtgtcacAGAGAAGCTGGGaaagtcctcctgacacatcccttAGGCTGTGGGGtatgctggcttcaggagatccccccaggaACACAgaggacattgccctgcacccacaaaCTCACCATGCACAGGACTGTGAAGATCttcccccaagtgaagtctcagctcaatgtcttcccaatcctgattgccttcagcctgtctctgcctggctcctgtcccctcagtgcctgcaggcagagccctcagccctgctgggctgggagaagagctggccctgggaagagctgttcctttaaagctcagcagcacggacacagcacaaggaatttaatgagcctctcaaggatttggtgttgtttacatcagactcagtccctcagagagtgttcaaaaaacttcttaataactcaaatttaaaatgaaactttgaagtttcttgaagttttaatggttcccactgagggacacaactgagagcgtgtccccaggttccagtcagatcagaacactggaggcagtgacgacagcagggcacacagaaggccaaggtgtctctggtgctgagcaaagctggatgtgtttgaggaatgccaagggccaaggcctgagccccagcccctggccaggcagatgctgtccctccctccttgctcagggctcttgccgggatgggcactggcatgtggggatgtgcaatggcaagggcaggagcatggggcggcccctgccaggctgctgagcagggacaaggaggcaatgaggccccaggcctgcaagggtcacttgtctcctgctcctgcctcaggcccaggcccagcagccatggccaaagtgctgcccaagttggatctggcagggctgtcttgcagctgctgcccatgcctgtgccctgtgcagcccaggctgtgctactctgtccctgccctgcacagctctgttataaatgagaagcttgactaggccaatattcaagcagcaatcaatttattatttaatatggtaaagtatgagcaatacaatGCTGGGTaaagtgggggaagttttccctccaactgcacaccgatagttgaggcttacaggtatttataggggtacacataagctttctcagcagtttctatttccaatttttactcatcagcagattctattcccaatttttatgttaCATTTCCATACagtattgtgatttagtttttctcaggatgtatccaaaaaggagtatccccagatggtggtcgtccagtttccgaaagaagaaagatgcatcccatctggtggagtccagctccccagatgagGGTCcagcttttaattgcagagactataaatcttaTAATAGTAAAGTCCATCTTTCCTTCGTTGAAACTATAAATctttgagttgatgttcatcttcctttctcaactgtttttctctgctttattaaAGTGTGAggtaagcatatttcctttttacatattccaaagctattgtttcaaggatacaaacaatagtctaaaattatacttcaaaaggtgaATATTGCAGAACTCTTAAAGGCTTAaatacaagcaaagagcaacatccttaatgctttaattcaaatgctccttaatcaaccaaggttaattgcaaacaaagataggttcaaaggccttcttccatgctttactttcctca containing:
- the LOC134434273 gene encoding olfactory receptor 14J1-like — protein: LHYGTLLGSRACAHMAAAAWASAFLNALLLTANTFSLPLCHGNALGQFFCEIPQLLKLSCSHSKLRELGLTVLSAILFFACFVFIVFSYVQIFRAVLRIPSEQGRHKAFSTCLPHLAVVSLFISTATFSYLKPPSISSPSLDLALSVLYSVVPPSVPDSVFSSSDAVTTPPTGVRSPPPAGPRARSAIRADLRTGLAALLCRRAAVPTTEKRPS